TGTTGCTGGATGAATGCTTCGGGGAAATGATTACAGCTAAAAGCTGCGACCGCTTTATATTTGCGATGATACAATGCTATGGCATGAAAGATTCCTTCCACAATAAATATTTTATCACCCGCATTGATGGGCATATCTGGCGGTGACCAGACATCCCCTTTATAAATAGAACCGTCAGCTTTTCGTTTTCCTCCAAAATTTGCTTTTTGTCCGTCTTTCGTAGTTTTACCTATGAGCCTTTCCCAATATCTAGTGCGATTTTTATCCAGATAAAATCGCACAGTGCTACAGAATTTATTTGTGTCAGGAAACAGGTAGGCTTTCTGCTCATACCATCCTTTGATGATGGACAGATCAAAGCCTCGATCCTTGGTCAAAAAGGCATCAGCGGTTCTGTTTGGATTTTGGTCTGTTGCAGGATATCTTTTTGAAAAACAGCCAAAAAGATCAGGATAAATGTTTTTGACACTTTCTTCGAATCCGCAATGGTGGAGCCTGTTGCATTTCAACTGCCACGGCTTTTCTTTTGAGATGAACAGCTCTTTCTTACCACATTGAGGACAAATTCCTTTAATCAAATTGGCTGCGCTTTCTTGAAAGGCAAATTGCTCATCATTACACAGTCTATGGACTATTTTAGATGTGTTCGTTTCTTTATTCATTTAAGTCTCTTACCCCTGCAACCAGCTTTCTAGCCATGTGATAAGATCGCCCCGAAGGTATGCGACCCGTCTTCCACTTTTAATACTTTTTGGGCCACGTCCCTGAGAATCAAGGTTCGCAAGATACCCGCTAGAAATGAGGCCACCAAGGTAAAGCTGAACATCCTTGCGGGCAATGATAGGGGGAAGGGTTTGGTGCAGAATTTTGAGATCTGCACCGGAAGAGTCATTGGATCGTTTATTAGGCATGTGTGATAACCTCCGTACACGTGTTAAGATGTATGAAGATTAACAACTGATTATCGGCTATGCACAAAAGTGGAATGGTTTATTTCATAGCGTTATTCGCCACTAATTAACGCTATTCTCTCTAGTGGAATTATTTGGAAGATTCTTTTTGTACCTCGATAAGTATTTTTCAAATGTCTTGTACACTATTCTATTAGCCTCTTCATGATCCAAATATGCTATCCATTGTTTCGGAGTCATAGGTAGGGTGGAGTAAAAGAGCTTATCTTCGTGGAGGACGACTTGAAATTCGTCAAAACAGATCGGCTTTTCGGGAGCAGATTGAGTTTTGATCATATTCCAGAAGTTGCGAGCAGAAATCTTTTCACCTGATTTAAGATGATCACAAAGAAGAGCAAACCACTCTATGTTTTCTTCAACAGCTTTTTTAGAAGCAACTTCCTCAGTACTGAATTCTTCTCGTGGATAAGTCTCAAAAGCCCAATCATAAAAATTACAGACAACTTCAGACAACTCATACAAGGACAATCTCGAAATCCTTTTGTCTTCATTGAGATCGTCCAGCAGATCATTTGAGATTGCTATAATTTTGAATAATTGCTGAATTGACTGATAAAAAGGAAACGTTTTAAGGATTGATGGAGCGGGCAAAACAATATGCCTTAAATCAATATTTGCAAAATTAGTATAAGCAACGATTGGGGAAGCCTTAAGCATCTGCTCGACAATCATCACAGGAAATAGAAAAAGGCTTCCGTGTGCTCTGTCTTCAAGCAAGGAGAGAGACCGTTTGAAACGCTGTTTATCACGTGAGAATGATCTTACGTGATTGAGCATATCTTCTGCATATATGGTTAGGTGAGTTGGTCTTTTGTGCCAATTGCGTTCTAATTCAAAAGTCATGTTAATTACCTTAATTTAGATTTTATCTACACGAATGCTATGGCATTCAGCTGTAGTGCAAAATTTGGAAAAACAAAAAGAAATAAGTGGTAGAAAAGTGGTTGAAGGAATATTTAACCAAACTATCAATTTTGAATCATCATAGGATAAAGTAAAAGGTTATATTGATATTAATTATTACAAACTAAACAAATAGTTTCTCAGCCTTGGCACAAGACTCAACATATGGAAGCTTAAATATCATTCTTGAAAGTTTCTCATTCTGTGAACTGTTATAAACAAACCGCTGAGCATACTTAGCGGTTTCCCTATTAAAATATTTTGTCTGATTTTTATTTAAATAACAAACATTAAGATGTTCCGTTATTCGTTGATTTTCCACATTATTTACAGAAAGAGATTGCGGAGAAATCGCTAACGCTAAATCTTTCCTAAGTGGCATATAAATAGAAGCAAAAGGATCGGCAGGACCAACAACAGAGATTTCTGGAGTCGCAGAAATAAACCGAGCAGGGTTATCTGAAACTACATAGTTAAAATCAGCATGTGGAACATACAAAAACCATCTTTTACAAAGCAATGACTCGATTATCATTGGAGCTATTTCCCCCATTGATGGCAAAGAAAAAAAGTCTTCTATCTTAACATTAAGCCCTCCGCTTCCATTAATCTTTTCTGCAACTTCCGGAGAGGGATGTGGGATTTCGCCACTATCTAGTAAGATCGAAATTGCTCTAACAACAGAATCTCTAGCCATTCCGTGAACATTATCGCGAAACATTGGAACTCGAACAAGTTGAAAACTGATATACTCAGCCAACGACATTAATTCAGAATGGCTTACTTTGATCTTTTCACCATCTTTTTTCGGCCCCAACGTCCTCAAAACTCTTATAAAAGGATCTTCAATAAGGTTAAATGCATTTTCAAGTAGCTCATGATCAATTTCATCTTCACTGACTGGAACCGCATAGTAGTGATGACTACAACATATTAACCTAACAGATTTTATCCTATTAGAAAGCACTTTCTCCTTCTTGTCATATTCCCACAACTCAGAGGGATTTGACTTAGAACAAAAACCCTTCAAGTACGCCTGTTGAACATAATGGTGCTTGTCTTTTGCACACACACCCACCTCCTCTCTTTATCTTCTGAAAACCACAAAAATTATTAAAACTCTCAGCGAGTTAATACTTAAGTTGAAAAACACCGACATTTCAAGTCACTATGTTTACGGTAATTCAAAATATGTAAAAACAAAATGGTGGAAAAGTGGTGTACAAAAATACAACGCACAAAAAAAGGGTTTACAGTTTTACCCGTAAACCCTTGAAATATATGGTGGAGCTGGAGGGAATCGAACCCACGGCCTATTGAATGCCATTCAATCGCTCTCCCAACTGAGCTACAGCCCCACGCTGTGGAGAATTAACTACAGAGTACTCGGTAAACTGTCAATACAATATGACACTTATTTTCGACTTTGTTCTGATATTCCCACCCCAAACGAATTCTATTCGCATTTAGATTCATCTGTTGATTCGTCAGCGGACTTAGACTATCTTAGCAAAGCTCTTACAGGAGCCTAAATCTCTATTTTTCACGAGGTATCATGCTGGATATTGGATTAAAGATCTTGGCAAAAATCGCATGGGTCGGTGTTGTATTCATCGGCATTACTGTTATCAGCTTCTGGGTCATTCATCTTGCTCCCGGCTCACCTACTGATATGCAAACAACCATGAACCCTACTGCCACAATAGAAACACGCCACAAGCTTGAAAAACTTTACGGGCTGGATAAACCTTTGCATGTTCAATACGGCAAATGGGTTTCCCGCATGGTCCGCTTCGATTTCGGTCGCTCCATGTCCGGCGATAGCCGCCCTGTATGGGAGCGCATTAAAGAGCGTTTACCACTGACTTTCGGCATGAACATAGCGTCGCTGTTTCTAACTCTACTCATCGCTATACCTATAGGTATGTACTCGGCATGGAAACAGGACGGCTGGTTCGATAGGGGGATGACGGTCTTTGTGTTCATTGGATTTGCAGTTCCGGGCTTCTGGCTTGCGCTTCTGCTCATGCTCTGGCTGGGCATATACTACCCTGTTTTCCCCATATCTGGTCTTACTTCGCTGGATTATGCCCTACTATCACCCATGGGTAAATTTCTCGATATAGCTCACCATCTCGCGCTCCCCATATTCATTTATACATTCGGAAGTCTGGCGGGAATGTCGCGTTTTATGCGCTCATCCATGCTGGAAGTTCTGCGACAGGATTACATCGTCACTGCAAAAGCTAAAGGACTTCCCATGCACAAGGTGCTGTTTAAACACGCCTTTCGCAATGGCCTTTTGCCCGTCATTACTCTGCTGGGTCTTTC
This window of the Maridesulfovibrio frigidus DSM 17176 genome carries:
- a CDS encoding ABC transporter permease, which translates into the protein MLDIGLKILAKIAWVGVVFIGITVISFWVIHLAPGSPTDMQTTMNPTATIETRHKLEKLYGLDKPLHVQYGKWVSRMVRFDFGRSMSGDSRPVWERIKERLPLTFGMNIASLFLTLLIAIPIGMYSAWKQDGWFDRGMTVFVFIGFAVPGFWLALLLMLWLGIYYPVFPISGLTSLDYALLSPMGKFLDIAHHLALPIFIYTFGSLAGMSRFMRSSMLEVLRQDYIVTAKAKGLPMHKVLFKHAFRNGLLPVITLLGLSIPGLIGGSVIIESIFALPGLGQLFYNAVMSRDYSLIMGSLVLGALLTLAGNLLADVAYGFADPRIRAGGKD
- a CDS encoding DUF4238 domain-containing protein; this encodes MCAKDKHHYVQQAYLKGFCSKSNPSELWEYDKKEKVLSNRIKSVRLICCSHHYYAVPVSEDEIDHELLENAFNLIEDPFIRVLRTLGPKKDGEKIKVSHSELMSLAEYISFQLVRVPMFRDNVHGMARDSVVRAISILLDSGEIPHPSPEVAEKINGSGGLNVKIEDFFSLPSMGEIAPMIIESLLCKRWFLYVPHADFNYVVSDNPARFISATPEISVVGPADPFASIYMPLRKDLALAISPQSLSVNNVENQRITEHLNVCYLNKNQTKYFNRETAKYAQRFVYNSSQNEKLSRMIFKLPYVESCAKAEKLFV
- a CDS encoding helix-turn-helix transcriptional regulator — encoded protein: MPNKRSNDSSGADLKILHQTLPPIIARKDVQLYLGGLISSGYLANLDSQGRGPKSIKSGRRVAYLRGDLITWLESWLQG